One segment of Chlorocebus sabaeus isolate Y175 chromosome 24, mChlSab1.0.hap1, whole genome shotgun sequence DNA contains the following:
- the RPL10L gene encoding ribosomal protein uL16-like isoform X2, translating to MGRRPARCYRYCKNKPYPKSRFCRGVPDAKIRIFDLALEAARICANKYMVKSCGRDGFHMRVRLHPFHVIRINKMLSCAGADRLQTGMRGAFGKPQGTVARVHIGQVIMSIRTKLQNKEHVIEALRRAKFKFPGRQKIHISKKWGFTKFNADEFEDMVAKKRLIPDGCGVKYVPSHGPLDKWRVLHS from the exons ATGGGCCGCCGTCCAGCTCGTTGTTACCGGTATTGTAAGAACAAGCCGTACCCAAAATCTCGTTTCTGCCGAGGGGTTCCTGATGCCAAGATCCGCATCTTTGACCTGG CCCTGGAGGCCGCCCGTATTTGCGCCAACAAGTACATGGTGAAAAGTTGTGGCAGAGATGGCTTTCACATGCGAGTGCGGCTCCATCCCTTCCATGTTATCCGCATCAACAAGATGTTGTCCTGTGCTGGGGCTGACAGGCTCCAGACAGGTATGCGAGGTGCCTTTGGAAAACCCCAGGGTACTGTGGCCCGGGTCCACATTGGTCAAGTCATCATGTCCATCCGCACCAAGCTTCAGAACAAGGAGCATGTGATTGAAGCCTTGCGCAGGGCTAAGTTCAAGTTCCCTGGACGCCAGAAGATTCATATCTCCAAGAAGTGGGGCTTCACGAAGTTTAATGCTGACGAATTTGAAGACATGGTGGCCAAGAAGCGCCTCATCCCTGACGGTTGTGGAGTCAAGTACGTTCCCAGTCACGGCCCTTTGGACAAGTGGCGGGTTCTGCACTCATGA
- the RPL10L gene encoding ribosomal protein uL16-like isoform X1 — protein MGRRPARCYRYCKNKPYPKSRFCRGVPDAKIRIFDLGRKKAKVDEFPLCGHMVSDEYEQLSSEALEAARICANKYMVKSCGRDGFHMRVRLHPFHVIRINKMLSCAGADRLQTGMRGAFGKPQGTVARVHIGQVIMSIRTKLQNKEHVIEALRRAKFKFPGRQKIHISKKWGFTKFNADEFEDMVAKKRLIPDGCGVKYVPSHGPLDKWRVLHS, from the coding sequence ATGGGCCGCCGTCCAGCTCGTTGTTACCGGTATTGTAAGAACAAGCCGTACCCAAAATCTCGTTTCTGCCGAGGGGTTCCTGATGCCAAGATCCGCATCTTTGACCTGGGTCGAAAGAAGGCAAAAGTGGATGAATTCCCACTCTGTGGCCACATGGTGTCTGATGAATATGAGCAGCTGTCTTCTGAAGCCCTGGAGGCCGCCCGTATTTGCGCCAACAAGTACATGGTGAAAAGTTGTGGCAGAGATGGCTTTCACATGCGAGTGCGGCTCCATCCCTTCCATGTTATCCGCATCAACAAGATGTTGTCCTGTGCTGGGGCTGACAGGCTCCAGACAGGTATGCGAGGTGCCTTTGGAAAACCCCAGGGTACTGTGGCCCGGGTCCACATTGGTCAAGTCATCATGTCCATCCGCACCAAGCTTCAGAACAAGGAGCATGTGATTGAAGCCTTGCGCAGGGCTAAGTTCAAGTTCCCTGGACGCCAGAAGATTCATATCTCCAAGAAGTGGGGCTTCACGAAGTTTAATGCTGACGAATTTGAAGACATGGTGGCCAAGAAGCGCCTCATCCCTGACGGTTGTGGAGTCAAGTACGTTCCCAGTCACGGCCCTTTGGACAAGTGGCGGGTTCTGCACTCATGA